A DNA window from Novosphingobium sp. RL4 contains the following coding sequences:
- a CDS encoding aldo/keto reductase has product MPTQLDHYRLLGRSGLRVSPLCLGTMTFGAGSGESGTGSWGSTDEDAARMLDIYVERGGNFLDTADFYGGMGGSETLLGRLMGARRERLVVATKYSLTTSPGDPNASGNSRRNMVRSVEASLRRMKTGWIDLLYLHMWDFRTPVDEVLRAFDDLVRSGKVLYIGLSDTPAWQASRMQAIAELRGWSQFCALQIQQSLIERTVERELVPMAREMGMGLCPWSPLGGGVLTGKYTASDLAPPQGENLVTRKAINAATGRLSDRNLAIARTVQEVAEEIGATPAQVALAWLLANPDVDAPVLGARTPAQLEDNLGALTLDLGEEQLARLDAASRVPRVFPMDVLSGPAEAMMNGGVTVERRD; this is encoded by the coding sequence ATGCCCACCCAGCTCGATCATTACCGCCTGCTCGGCCGCTCGGGCCTGCGCGTCTCGCCGCTGTGCCTCGGCACGATGACCTTCGGCGCGGGCTCCGGCGAAAGCGGGACCGGCTCCTGGGGCTCTACCGACGAGGACGCCGCGCGGATGCTCGATATCTATGTGGAGCGGGGCGGCAATTTCCTCGACACGGCCGACTTCTACGGCGGGATGGGCGGTTCGGAAACCTTGCTCGGCCGGCTCATGGGCGCGCGGCGAGAACGGCTGGTGGTGGCGACCAAGTATTCGCTGACGACGAGCCCTGGCGATCCCAATGCATCGGGCAATTCGCGGCGCAACATGGTGCGCTCGGTCGAAGCCTCGCTCAGGCGCATGAAGACCGGGTGGATCGACCTGCTCTACCTCCACATGTGGGACTTCCGCACGCCGGTGGACGAAGTGCTGCGCGCCTTCGACGATCTCGTTCGCAGCGGCAAGGTGCTCTATATCGGCCTGTCCGACACGCCGGCCTGGCAGGCCAGCCGGATGCAGGCGATCGCCGAACTGCGGGGCTGGAGCCAGTTCTGCGCGCTCCAGATCCAGCAAAGCCTGATCGAGCGCACGGTGGAGCGCGAACTCGTGCCGATGGCGCGGGAAATGGGCATGGGCCTGTGCCCGTGGTCCCCGCTCGGCGGCGGCGTGCTGACGGGCAAATATACCGCGAGCGACCTTGCCCCGCCGCAGGGCGAAAACCTCGTCACGCGCAAGGCGATCAATGCCGCGACCGGGCGCCTGTCGGATCGCAACCTCGCCATCGCACGCACGGTGCAGGAGGTAGCGGAAGAGATCGGCGCCACGCCCGCGCAAGTCGCACTGGCCTGGCTGCTGGCGAACCCGGACGTGGATGCCCCGGTGCTGGGCGCCCGCACCCCCGCGCAGCTGGAGGACAACCTCGGCGCGCTCACCCTCGATCTTGGCGAGGAGCAGCTTGCCCGGCTCGATGCGGCCAGCCGCGTGCCCAGGGTCTTCCCGATGGACGTGCTGAGCGGCCCCGCCGAGGCGATGATGAACGGCGGGGTAACCGTCGAGCGGCGCGACTGA
- a CDS encoding aminotransferase class I/II-fold pyridoxal phosphate-dependent enzyme: MKAPEIAQVDPFHAMAIGRLAYELAGEGRDVIHMEYGQPSTGAPAAAIAAAHRVLDSDPGGYWESTALLDRIARHYRETYGVEVDREQVILTCGASPAFVLALSSLFVPGARVALARPGYVAYRNTLKTLYLEPVEMACGPAERYQVTAAALDALDPAPDGLILASPANPTGTVIAPEELAAIAEVCRRKNIRVVSDEIYHGLTYEGAAQSTLQHLPDAVIVNSFSKYYSMAGWRLGWLVVPPEVVAPARARMNNLFLTPSVLAQHAGLIAMDETAELEGHVENYARNRELLLAALPSLGLDRIAPPDGAFYIYADIGHLTNDSLAFCQQLLRDTGVATAPGIDFDPVDGHRFIRFSFAVSTALVEDAIARMVPWFAARG; encoded by the coding sequence ATGAAAGCTCCCGAGATCGCACAGGTAGACCCCTTCCACGCCATGGCCATCGGCCGCCTCGCCTACGAACTGGCGGGCGAGGGGCGCGACGTGATCCACATGGAATACGGCCAGCCTTCCACCGGCGCGCCCGCCGCCGCCATCGCCGCCGCGCACCGCGTGCTGGACAGCGATCCGGGCGGCTACTGGGAAAGCACCGCGCTGCTGGACCGCATCGCCCGCCATTACCGCGAGACTTACGGGGTGGAGGTCGACCGCGAGCAGGTGATCCTCACTTGCGGCGCCTCGCCCGCCTTCGTGCTGGCGCTCTCCAGCCTCTTCGTGCCCGGCGCCAGGGTGGCGCTGGCCCGGCCCGGCTACGTCGCCTACCGCAATACGCTCAAGACGCTCTACCTCGAACCGGTGGAGATGGCCTGCGGCCCGGCGGAGCGCTACCAGGTTACCGCCGCCGCGCTCGACGCGCTCGATCCCGCGCCGGACGGGTTGATCCTCGCCAGCCCGGCCAATCCCACCGGCACCGTGATCGCGCCCGAGGAACTGGCCGCCATTGCCGAAGTCTGCCGCCGCAAGAACATCCGCGTCGTCTCGGACGAGATCTACCACGGCCTCACGTACGAGGGCGCGGCGCAGTCCACCTTGCAGCATTTGCCCGATGCGGTGATCGTCAACAGCTTCTCCAAGTACTATTCGATGGCGGGCTGGCGGCTCGGCTGGCTGGTGGTGCCGCCCGAAGTGGTCGCCCCGGCGCGGGCGCGGATGAACAACCTGTTCCTCACCCCCTCGGTCCTGGCCCAGCACGCGGGCCTCATCGCCATGGACGAGACGGCGGAACTGGAAGGCCATGTCGAGAACTATGCCCGCAACCGCGAACTGCTGCTGGCCGCGCTGCCGAGCCTCGGGCTGGACCGGATCGCCCCGCCCGACGGCGCCTTCTACATCTATGCCGACATCGGCCACCTGACGAACGACAGTCTGGCCTTCTGCCAGCAATTGCTGCGCGACACCGGCGTGGCCACGGCGCCGGGGATCGACTTCGACCCCGTGGACGGCCACCGCTTCATCCGCTTCAGCTTCGCCGTTTCCACCGCGCTGGTGGAGGATGCCATCGCCCGCATGGTGCCCTGGTTCGCGGCGCGGGGGTGA
- a CDS encoding alpha/beta hydrolase, translated as MAIFVLVHGGGHGGWCYKPVAQRLRAAGHEVHTPTLSGLADRAHVLSGAIDLDTHIDDVAGLLEYEDLTDAILVGHSYGGMVITGAADRKPARVGHRVYLDAAYPRDGESLYEHAHEQIHMAKQGLHDVNGVAMVMAPMPGFAAFFGVTDPQLGAWTDARLTAQPWKCFEQKIAFRNEAAMRAIPESHLICTSTIPGRDMALLTERSEGRVWDIDTGHDLMLTEPDWVAERLEAVAAA; from the coding sequence ATGGCCATATTCGTGCTGGTCCATGGCGGCGGTCATGGCGGGTGGTGCTACAAGCCGGTGGCGCAGCGGCTGCGCGCGGCGGGCCACGAAGTCCACACCCCCACCCTCAGCGGGCTGGCCGATCGTGCCCATGTCCTGAGCGGCGCCATCGATCTTGATACCCATATCGACGACGTGGCCGGGCTGCTGGAGTACGAGGACCTGACCGATGCCATCCTCGTGGGCCACAGCTACGGCGGCATGGTCATCACCGGGGCGGCGGATCGCAAGCCCGCGCGGGTGGGCCACCGCGTCTATCTCGATGCGGCCTACCCGCGCGACGGGGAATCGCTTTATGAGCACGCCCATGAACAGATCCACATGGCGAAGCAGGGCCTGCACGATGTGAACGGCGTGGCCATGGTCATGGCGCCGATGCCCGGCTTTGCGGCGTTCTTCGGCGTGACCGACCCGCAGCTCGGCGCCTGGACCGACGCAAGGCTGACCGCGCAGCCGTGGAAGTGCTTCGAACAGAAGATCGCCTTCCGCAACGAGGCGGCGATGCGGGCGATCCCGGAAAGCCACCTGATCTGCACCTCCACCATTCCGGGCCGCGACATGGCGCTGCTGACCGAGCGTTCCGAAGGCCGGGTGTGGGATATCGACACCGGACACGACCTCATGCTGACCGAGCCTGACTGGGTGGCCGAGCGGCTGGAGGCGGTTGCGGCGGCCTGA
- a CDS encoding SDR family NAD(P)-dependent oxidoreductase, which translates to MAGRLQDKVCIVTGAASGMGRAMAELFHAEGARLVLADISGRQDEVAAALGGDTVGVQCDVSDEAQVAAMIAAAEERFGRLDVLCNNAGFGGPMAPLHTQSLETWDRVHATNLRGTFLGMKHGITSMLKTGGGAIVNTSSASAVIGWKHHSVYGAAKAGVNQLTKVAALDYSDQGIRVNAIAPGTMWTGLVEASRTHAEPPAEFPVLAGIPMGRWGSARDIAQAALYLASDEASYVTGVVLPVDGGYCIGFSGMGAERPGIASVNPG; encoded by the coding sequence ATGGCTGGAAGGCTTCAGGATAAGGTCTGCATCGTCACCGGCGCGGCGTCCGGCATGGGCCGGGCGATGGCCGAACTGTTCCATGCCGAGGGGGCGAGGCTGGTGCTCGCCGATATCTCGGGCAGGCAGGACGAAGTGGCGGCCGCGCTCGGCGGCGACACGGTGGGCGTGCAGTGCGACGTTTCCGACGAGGCGCAAGTGGCGGCGATGATCGCGGCGGCGGAGGAGCGCTTCGGGCGGCTCGACGTGCTGTGCAACAATGCCGGGTTCGGCGGGCCGATGGCGCCGCTGCACACGCAGTCGCTGGAGACATGGGACCGGGTTCACGCCACCAATCTGCGCGGCACGTTCCTCGGCATGAAACACGGCATCACCTCGATGCTGAAGACCGGCGGCGGGGCGATCGTGAACACGAGTTCGGCCTCGGCGGTGATCGGGTGGAAGCATCACTCGGTCTACGGAGCGGCCAAGGCGGGTGTGAACCAGCTTACCAAGGTCGCCGCGCTGGACTATTCGGACCAGGGCATCCGCGTGAACGCGATCGCGCCGGGCACGATGTGGACCGGGCTGGTGGAAGCATCGCGCACCCATGCCGAACCGCCTGCCGAATTTCCGGTCCTTGCCGGGATCCCGATGGGCCGGTGGGGCTCGGCCAGGGACATTGCGCAGGCCGCGCTCTATCTCGCCAGCGACGAGGCGTCCTATGTGACCGGCGTGGTCCTGCCGGTGGATGGCGGCTACTGCATCGGCTTTTCGGGAATGGGCGCGGAGCGGCCCGGCATCGCCAGCGTCAATCCGGGCTGA